The proteins below are encoded in one region of Clostridium estertheticum:
- the asrC gene encoding sulfite reductase subunit C codes for MDINTKLLKKNAFRITKTRGKTAIRIRVPGGMVEAKHLEVLQKVAEIYGDGTLHITTRQGFEIPNIDMDKIPEVNKMVQSVIEGLEINQISPSTGYSAAGTRNVSACVGANVCPFANYNTTNFAKRIEKEIFPNDYHVKVALTGCPNDCIKARMQDFGIIGMTEPQYESYRCISCKSCINNCKKRVTGALKMENFKVVRDHDKCIGCGECIGKCPTSAWSRSLEKYYKLVIMGRTGKRKPRLAQDFIKWVDEESIIKIIKNTYSYIEKYMDIDAPGGKEHIGYIVDRTGYPVFKEWVLKDVTLGEKAEVQEFINW; via the coding sequence ATGGATATAAACACTAAATTGCTTAAAAAGAATGCGTTTAGAATAACCAAAACAAGAGGTAAAACTGCTATAAGAATAAGGGTGCCTGGAGGCATGGTAGAGGCTAAACATTTAGAAGTTTTACAAAAGGTAGCAGAGATTTATGGAGATGGAACTCTTCATATAACTACAAGGCAGGGGTTTGAAATACCTAATATTGATATGGATAAAATACCAGAGGTTAACAAAATGGTTCAATCTGTAATTGAAGGCCTTGAAATAAATCAGATTTCTCCGAGTACCGGTTATTCAGCTGCAGGTACTAGAAATGTTTCAGCATGCGTGGGAGCAAATGTCTGTCCTTTTGCAAATTATAATACAACAAACTTTGCGAAAAGGATTGAAAAAGAAATTTTCCCTAACGATTATCATGTGAAGGTAGCATTAACAGGTTGTCCTAATGATTGTATAAAGGCTAGAATGCAAGATTTCGGAATTATTGGAATGACAGAGCCCCAATATGAATCTTATAGATGCATCAGTTGCAAATCATGTATTAATAATTGTAAAAAAAGAGTCACTGGTGCTCTTAAAATGGAGAATTTTAAAGTTGTTCGTGATCATGACAAATGTATTGGTTGCGGAGAATGTATAGGAAAATGTCCAACATCAGCCTGGAGTAGAAGTTTAGAGAAATATTATAAACTTGTAATAATGGGTAGAACGGGAAAGAGGAAACCTAGACTTGCTCAAGATTTTATAAAGTGGGTGGATGAGGAAAGTATTATTAAAATAATAAAAAATACTTATTCATACATTGAAAAGTATATGGATATAGATGCCCCTGGAGGAAAAGAACATATAGGGTACATTGTTGATAGAACAGGATATCCAGTGTTTAAGGAATGGGTTTTGAAAGATGTAACTCTTGGAGAAAAAGCTGAGGTCCAGGAATTTATCAATTGGTAA
- a CDS encoding DUF438 domain-containing protein, whose amino-acid sequence MDNKKIEKLTQVLQKLNQEGVTETLRQEALDIVSNISPVELSIAEQNLIEKGMKPQDLRHLCDIHMEVLKGELDKIKTKIEPGHVVYTLIAEHDKILEFLTLLEEVNSKIQKTETYINSLEEIKELKTIVFNILDAENHHQREEKVLFTEMESREITGPTRIMRMEHEDIKTKKEFLKLTLEEASELNFNEFKEKIDESAKYIIFNMRDHIFKENYILYPTAIESIQGKEIWNDMKKRCDEIGYCGFTPEA is encoded by the coding sequence ATGGATAACAAAAAAATAGAAAAATTAACTCAGGTTTTGCAAAAACTAAATCAAGAAGGTGTAACTGAGACTTTAAGACAAGAAGCTTTAGACATCGTTTCAAATATAAGTCCTGTTGAACTTTCAATTGCAGAGCAAAATTTAATAGAAAAAGGAATGAAACCTCAAGATTTAAGACATCTTTGTGATATACACATGGAAGTTTTAAAAGGCGAACTTGATAAAATTAAAACAAAGATTGAACCAGGTCATGTTGTGTATACTCTTATTGCTGAACACGATAAAATTCTTGAATTCTTGACGCTGCTTGAAGAAGTTAATTCTAAAATCCAAAAGACTGAAACATATATTAACAGTTTAGAAGAAATTAAGGAATTAAAGACTATTGTGTTTAATATATTAGATGCAGAGAATCATCACCAAAGAGAGGAAAAGGTGTTGTTTACTGAGATGGAAAGCAGAGAAATTACTGGACCAACTCGAATTATGAGAATGGAACATGAGGATATAAAAACTAAGAAAGAATTTTTAAAATTAACGCTAGAGGAGGCCTCTGAATTAAACTTTAATGAGTTCAAAGAAAAAATAGATGAGAGTGCAAAATATATCATATTTAACATGAGAGATCATATATTTAAAGAAAACTATATTCTATATCCTACAGCAATAGAATCTATACAGGGAAAAGAAATATGGAATGATATGAAAAAAAGGTGCGATGAGATAGGTTATTGTGGATTTACACCTGAAGCATAG
- a CDS encoding FprA family A-type flavoprotein: protein MSKKIMLSDNIYWVGKVDDRDVPFHRLTLTKGTTYNSYLLMTEKPTVIDTVDMSFGREFVENLKSLIELERIEYIIINHTEPDHSGSLGSLAANAKNAVIVCTSLAVDQLKEMYKLHNREFLVVGDGDTLDIGGKILKFIETPYLHTAETMITYCIEDKILFPCDIFSTHVANYEYFNDMAKEDINSDYIGYYKLIMHPHRRYVQNMIKKIRNLDIKMIAPSHGYILRDKVQSFIDIYDNMSKNIEIDKKALILYSTMTGRTKKIATIIKGNFENQNIHSEIMDVNKIPKEEIIKAINEADVIFFGSSTKYADIIGNMEDILKSLNGLKLENKIGAAFGSYGWSGEAIEVVQDYLKRTDIKVLSTSDVIKSTGMIDIEFPIRIKFSPSLNNVKNIESAVIYTADLLLSTI, encoded by the coding sequence ATGAGTAAAAAAATTATGCTAAGTGACAATATATACTGGGTTGGTAAGGTGGATGATAGGGATGTACCTTTTCATAGATTAACATTAACTAAAGGAACCACTTATAATAGTTATTTATTAATGACTGAGAAACCTACAGTAATAGATACTGTTGATATGAGCTTTGGGCGTGAATTTGTAGAAAATTTAAAAAGTTTAATTGAACTTGAAAGGATCGAATACATTATAATTAACCATACTGAACCTGACCATTCTGGTTCACTTGGAAGTTTGGCAGCTAATGCAAAAAACGCTGTAATTGTATGCACGAGCCTAGCCGTGGATCAACTTAAGGAAATGTATAAACTTCACAACAGAGAGTTTCTAGTTGTAGGAGATGGAGACACTCTTGATATAGGGGGTAAAATACTAAAATTTATAGAAACACCTTATCTTCATACCGCGGAAACAATGATAACTTATTGCATCGAAGATAAAATTTTATTCCCTTGCGATATATTTAGTACACATGTAGCTAATTATGAGTATTTTAATGATATGGCAAAAGAGGACATAAATTCTGATTACATTGGATATTATAAATTAATAATGCACCCTCATAGAAGATATGTTCAAAATATGATAAAGAAAATCAGAAACTTAGACATAAAGATGATAGCGCCATCTCATGGATATATACTTCGAGATAAGGTTCAAAGTTTTATAGATATTTATGATAACATGAGTAAAAATATAGAGATAGACAAGAAAGCGTTAATTCTTTATTCCACTATGACAGGTAGGACGAAAAAGATTGCTACTATTATTAAGGGAAATTTTGAAAATCAAAATATACACTCTGAAATTATGGATGTAAATAAAATACCAAAAGAAGAAATAATAAAGGCTATTAATGAAGCTGATGTCATTTTCTTTGGAAGTTCCACAAAATATGCAGATATTATTGGAAATATGGAAGATATACTAAAAAGTCTTAATGGTTTAAAACTAGAAAACAAGATAGGGGCAGCTTTTGGTTCTTATGGTTGGAGCGGAGAAGCTATAGAAGTAGTTCAGGATTATTTGAAGAGGACTGATATTAAAGTTTTAAGTACCTCGGATGTAATTAAGTCTACTGGTATGATCGATATAGAGTTTCCAATAAGAATTAAGTTTTCACCAAGTCTTAACAATGTAAAGAATATTGAAAGTGCAGTTATTTATACAGCTGATTTATTACTTAGTACGATATAA
- the ric gene encoding iron-sulfur cluster repair di-iron protein translates to MEKIINGNQNLGEIVSIFPGAAEIFNRYKIDYCCGGHDTLAGAMDVIEIDNEKVIEELNNAYEVFIRTNSEYKDWRKEKPSELIKHIVQTHHEFTKKQLREIDILLLKVLKVHFKLHSEELLKVHRNFGTLKIELEEHLIKEEENLFPLIESFEITKDENVLSKIQQIIKDTESEHDAAGNIIKELEKITRDFNAPERACTSFKLVYTKIHDLEKDLFIHIYLENSVLFNMFQEQKGCSIN, encoded by the coding sequence ATGGAGAAAATCATAAATGGAAACCAAAACCTTGGAGAGATAGTTTCAATTTTCCCGGGTGCCGCAGAGATTTTTAACAGGTATAAAATAGATTATTGCTGTGGTGGACATGATACTTTAGCAGGAGCAATGGATGTCATAGAAATAGATAATGAAAAAGTAATCGAAGAACTTAATAATGCATATGAGGTGTTTATAAGGACTAATTCAGAGTATAAAGATTGGAGAAAGGAAAAACCTTCAGAATTAATTAAGCACATAGTACAAACACATCATGAATTTACCAAAAAACAGCTTAGGGAAATAGATATTCTATTATTAAAAGTACTTAAGGTTCATTTTAAACTTCATAGTGAGGAACTATTAAAAGTTCATAGAAACTTTGGAACTTTGAAAATAGAACTTGAGGAGCACCTTATAAAAGAAGAGGAAAACCTATTCCCTCTTATTGAAAGCTTTGAAATAACAAAGGATGAAAATGTCTTATCAAAAATACAGCAGATTATAAAGGATACAGAGAGTGAGCATGATGCAGCTGGAAATATAATCAAAGAATTAGAGAAGATAACTAGAGATTTTAATGCGCCAGAAAGAGCCTGTACTTCTTTTAAACTTGTATACACAAAAATTCATGACCTTGAAAAAGATCTATTCATTCACATTTATCTTGAAAATAGTGTTTTGTTTAATATGTTTCAAGAGCAAAAGGGTTGCTCTATAAATTAA
- the hcp gene encoding hydroxylamine reductase: MQGKMFCFQCEQTFGGTGCTKVGVCGKTPEIAAMQDLLIYQLKGISCYATKLLAKGEKIDKSWVSFVENSLFMTLTNVNFDPKSHMDMLEKSQVIKEDARKKAIDENVTSEEALYNLSDTKEQILEDAKKAGVMYDENLDADIRSVRETIKYGLKGIAAYAHQARFIKYSSDDVDDFYFIALAVLTDDSLNLQDLIKYLIKTGETSVKVMEVLDKGNNEKYNSPTPTKVNVNIKKGPFIVISGHELRDLEMLLEQTEGTGINIYTHGEMLPSHGYPKLNKFKHLVGNFGGAWQNQQKEFDGIPGCILMTTNCLMKPKDSYKDRIFSTSVVGWDGIKHIEAGKTGHKDFSEIISKALELGGFEKDEEVKEILVGFGHKATLSHAETIVNAVKEGKISHFFLIGGCDGARSGRNYYTEFAKLVPKDCIILTLACGKYRFNKLEFGEVAGLPRLLDIGQCNDAYSAVKIALALADAFKCTINDLPLSLIITWYEQKAVADLLALLSLGVKGIYLGPTLPAFLSPNVLQFLIDTFDIKPISTPEDDLKQILG, translated from the coding sequence ATGCAAGGAAAAATGTTTTGTTTTCAATGTGAACAAACGTTCGGTGGAACCGGTTGCACTAAAGTAGGGGTCTGTGGTAAAACACCAGAGATTGCAGCAATGCAGGATCTTCTTATCTATCAACTAAAAGGAATAAGTTGTTATGCTACTAAACTTTTAGCTAAAGGTGAAAAAATTGATAAGTCATGGGTTTCATTTGTTGAAAATTCATTGTTTATGACGCTAACTAATGTAAACTTCGATCCAAAGTCTCATATGGATATGCTTGAAAAATCTCAAGTAATAAAAGAAGATGCAAGAAAAAAAGCAATAGATGAAAATGTAACTAGCGAGGAAGCTTTATATAATTTAAGTGATACTAAAGAACAAATTCTTGAAGATGCTAAAAAAGCAGGCGTTATGTATGATGAAAATTTAGATGCAGATATTCGATCAGTTCGTGAAACTATAAAATACGGATTAAAAGGAATTGCGGCATATGCACACCAAGCTAGGTTTATTAAATACAGTAGCGATGATGTTGATGATTTTTATTTTATAGCTTTAGCAGTACTTACTGATGATAGTTTAAATCTTCAGGATCTTATCAAGTATCTAATTAAAACTGGAGAGACTAGCGTTAAGGTTATGGAAGTATTAGATAAAGGTAATAATGAAAAATATAATTCTCCTACACCTACAAAAGTTAATGTAAATATTAAAAAAGGACCGTTTATTGTAATTTCGGGGCATGAGTTAAGGGACCTTGAAATGTTACTTGAACAAACAGAAGGCACAGGAATAAACATTTATACTCATGGTGAAATGTTACCTTCTCATGGCTATCCTAAGCTTAATAAATTCAAACATTTAGTAGGTAACTTCGGAGGAGCTTGGCAGAATCAACAAAAAGAATTTGATGGCATACCAGGTTGTATTTTGATGACAACAAACTGCTTAATGAAACCAAAAGATTCTTATAAAGATAGAATCTTCTCAACAAGTGTTGTTGGCTGGGATGGTATAAAACATATTGAGGCAGGTAAGACTGGTCATAAGGATTTTTCTGAAATAATAAGTAAAGCACTAGAACTAGGTGGCTTTGAAAAAGATGAGGAAGTTAAAGAAATCCTTGTGGGATTTGGACATAAAGCAACTTTAAGTCATGCTGAAACAATAGTTAATGCAGTTAAGGAAGGTAAAATTAGTCACTTCTTCTTAATCGGAGGATGTGACGGTGCAAGATCAGGAAGAAATTACTACACAGAATTTGCAAAACTTGTTCCAAAGGATTGTATTATTCTTACTTTGGCCTGTGGTAAATACCGATTTAATAAATTAGAATTTGGTGAAGTTGCAGGATTACCAAGATTACTAGATATAGGTCAATGTAATGATGCATATTCTGCGGTTAAAATAGCATTAGCGCTAGCTGATGCATTTAAATGCACTATTAATGATCTACCACTATCATTGATTATAACTTGGTATGAGCAAAAAGCTGTTGCTGATCTACTAGCATTATTATCACTTGGAGTAAAAGGGATTTACCTAGGACCAACACTCCCTGCTTTCTTAAGCCCTAATGTATTACAATTTTTAATTGATACTTTTGATATTAAACCAATAAGTACACCAGAAGATGATTTAAAACAAATATTAGGATAA
- a CDS encoding molybdopterin oxidoreductase family protein, translating to MKKIQSVCNYCGLGCNLDFYVENGEIIRVSPTENYPVNKGFCCIKGLNLDKQCTKIKGRRSPLLRNDKNEMVEISWKEGFETFVKRMTTIQKHHGSESVAFISTGQITTEEMALLGHVGRNYMGINGDGNTRLCMSTSVVAHKQSFGFDAPPYTLNDAQLSDTIILIGANPIVAHPIFWERVKDNKNAKVITIDPRKSETARNSDIWVDIKPKGDLILFYTLANVLIENGWIENSYIENYTEGFEEFKSHVSKFTLKDVEKITGISEKRVLELARIIHNGKRVSFWWTMGINQGYEGVRTAQAIINLALMTGNIGREGTGANSLTGQCNAMGSRIFSNTSGLYGGGEYDNIERRKAVAEALEIEESLLPSKPTLPYNVIIDKIKKGEIKGLWVICTNPRHSWTNNQEFKKAVDKLEFFVVQDIYEDTDSAKLCDLFLPSVPAIKKTGVMINTERRMSAILPILEKEDGELTDYDILLGIGKELGMGRLLDNWKTPEDAFELMKKCSKGMPCDITGATYELLSGSKGIQWPFTQGQLLKEDERRLYEDNKYYTTSKKANFIFGDPIKNPIEISIDFPYTLNSGRGTVGQWHTQTRTREMDVVNAITPKEAYVNINPELAKELNIGQNEKIRLSSCNGVESEFIAKITDSVKKDHLYAPMHYIETNSLTPSVFDPYSKEPSYKMVSVNIEKINVEGAGGYEKNQDR from the coding sequence ATGAAAAAAATACAATCAGTTTGTAATTATTGTGGGCTTGGATGTAATCTAGACTTTTATGTAGAAAATGGTGAAATCATAAGGGTGTCCCCAACGGAGAATTATCCTGTAAATAAGGGATTCTGTTGTATAAAGGGATTAAATCTAGATAAACAGTGTACAAAAATTAAGGGTAGAAGATCACCTCTTTTAAGAAATGATAAAAATGAGATGGTGGAAATTTCTTGGAAAGAAGGTTTTGAAACTTTTGTTAAAAGGATGACTACAATACAAAAACATCATGGGTCTGAAAGTGTAGCCTTTATAAGTACAGGGCAAATTACTACGGAAGAAATGGCACTTTTAGGGCATGTAGGTAGAAACTATATGGGTATAAATGGTGATGGTAACACAAGGCTATGTATGTCAACTTCGGTTGTTGCTCATAAGCAAAGTTTTGGGTTTGATGCTCCCCCATATACCTTAAATGATGCCCAGCTGTCAGATACGATAATACTTATTGGAGCAAACCCTATTGTTGCGCATCCTATTTTCTGGGAACGCGTAAAGGATAATAAGAATGCCAAGGTAATAACAATTGATCCAAGAAAATCAGAAACTGCAAGAAATTCAGATATTTGGGTAGATATTAAGCCAAAGGGAGATTTAATACTTTTCTATACATTAGCTAATGTATTAATTGAGAATGGGTGGATAGAAAATAGTTATATAGAAAACTATACAGAAGGGTTTGAAGAGTTTAAGTCACATGTTAGCAAGTTCACTTTAAAGGATGTAGAAAAAATTACAGGAATATCTGAAAAAAGAGTACTAGAACTTGCAAGAATTATACATAATGGCAAGAGGGTTTCTTTCTGGTGGACAATGGGTATTAACCAAGGATATGAAGGTGTTAGAACGGCGCAAGCAATAATAAACCTTGCACTTATGACGGGGAATATTGGCAGAGAAGGAACTGGTGCAAATTCATTAACAGGCCAATGTAATGCAATGGGTTCAAGAATATTTAGTAACACTTCAGGGCTTTATGGTGGCGGAGAGTATGATAATATAGAGCGCAGAAAGGCCGTAGCAGAAGCTTTGGAAATTGAGGAAAGTTTATTACCATCAAAACCTACATTACCTTATAACGTAATTATAGATAAGATAAAGAAAGGTGAAATAAAGGGGTTATGGGTAATCTGTACAAATCCAAGACACTCTTGGACAAATAATCAGGAATTTAAGAAAGCTGTGGATAAATTAGAGTTTTTCGTAGTACAAGATATATATGAGGATACTGATAGTGCTAAACTTTGTGATTTATTTCTACCTTCCGTTCCTGCAATTAAAAAAACAGGAGTAATGATAAATACTGAGCGTCGGATGTCAGCTATTTTACCAATACTTGAAAAAGAAGATGGCGAACTAACAGATTACGACATACTTCTGGGAATTGGTAAAGAGTTAGGAATGGGAAGGTTACTTGATAATTGGAAAACACCTGAAGACGCTTTTGAATTAATGAAAAAGTGTTCAAAGGGAATGCCATGTGATATTACAGGTGCTACTTATGAACTTTTAAGTGGTTCAAAAGGCATACAATGGCCATTTACACAGGGCCAATTATTAAAAGAAGATGAAAGAAGATTATATGAAGATAATAAATATTATACGACCTCTAAAAAGGCTAATTTTATCTTTGGCGATCCAATTAAAAATCCAATTGAGATTTCGATAGATTTCCCTTATACACTTAATTCAGGTAGAGGAACAGTAGGTCAATGGCATACTCAAACAAGAACAAGAGAAATGGATGTCGTAAACGCTATAACACCAAAAGAAGCCTATGTTAATATAAATCCTGAGTTAGCTAAGGAATTAAATATAGGGCAAAATGAGAAAATTAGATTATCGTCATGTAATGGTGTTGAAAGTGAATTTATAGCAAAAATAACTGATAGTGTAAAGAAGGATCATTTATATGCACCAATGCATTATATTGAAACGAACTCATTGACTCCATCAGTATTTGATCCATATTCAAAGGAACCATCATATAAAATGGTATCTGTAAATATAGAAAAAATTAATGTGGAAGGAGCAGGTGGATATGAAAAGAATCAAGATAGATAG
- a CDS encoding 4Fe-4S dicluster domain-containing protein has translation MKRIKIDRKKCIGCLTCTTSCIVAHNSEETRSRITVDSKGVYAPIFCRHCDKPECVYTCMSGAMSKDNETGLVSYDKNRCASCYMCVMACPYGVLKADARTSKEIMKCDMCSSTSAGTPQCVAKCPMAAITLQEVL, from the coding sequence ATGAAAAGAATCAAGATAGATAGAAAAAAGTGTATCGGTTGCTTAACTTGCACTACTTCATGTATAGTAGCGCATAATTCAGAGGAAACAAGAAGTAGAATAACAGTTGATAGTAAGGGCGTGTATGCTCCAATATTTTGTAGACATTGTGACAAACCAGAATGTGTGTATACATGCATGAGTGGTGCCATGAGCAAAGATAACGAAACTGGATTAGTTAGTTATGACAAAAACAGATGTGCTAGTTGTTATATGTGCGTAATGGCATGCCCTTATGGGGTTTTAAAGGCAGATGCTAGGACCAGTAAAGAAATTATGAAATGTGATATGTGTAGTAGCACAAGCGCGGGTACACCTCAATGTGTTGCTAAATGTCCTATGGCAGCAATTACGCTGCAGGAGGTATTATAA